The genome window CATCAGACCCGAGCGGGTAACCGTGCCCTTCCACTCAATAATCTGAGGCAGGTGTTCAGCCAGAACCCGACGTCCCGTTCCTTTGCCAAGCCGCAGGATAACGATGGTCATGACTTCAATGCAATAGCGAAGAACATCTGGAACATCCGGCGGCACTCGCGCCAGTATTTCCTCTGCCAAAACATGGTCATTAAATCCTCCCCCTCGAATCTTCTCCATGATTTGTGTCTTGATATTTTCCCAGTTGCCTTGGTCAGCATCTCCAGCCAATTCAATGAACAACTGGTGGGCGCGCTCCGTTGGCAGAAAAACCACTTCGGAGCGCCCAACCACCGGTTTATCAGAATCGAGGCGGTATTGGGAAGTCACCAAACCTTTTTCTTCGAGCAGGCGCAGCATGTCGTATGCTGTGAATGGACTGACCCCAATTCTTTCGGCAAGCGCCGAATAATGAATCGGACCATTCAATTCGCGATATAGGTCAAGCAAGCGGTGAACGAAAGTTTCCTGACGGCGGGTGAGTTTCATGGTTATTTTTTCCAAAAAGACCAAAAAGCAGGCAGGATTTTACTCTCTCAAAATGAATACGTCAAGGTGAAATGGATGCGTGATGAAAGTTTGGTGGTGATGTGTTATCCACACGCTCAAGTGCATGGGACAAAAAGCACAAGTACGCCTAGACTCTGCGCTGATTCGATAATCAGCCGTGAACTCCCCACAACTGCCGTGTCAGTTCGAAAATTTCCTCCCGCTGGTGCGGGGAAAGATCAATACGCGGCGAGTTCAGGCGCGAGGTATTACGATTTTCCACAATGAGCAATTTAGCGTCCGCGCTCTGGACGTGCGCGTGCCAGGCGCGGCGCCGCACGTTGTAGAGTTTGAACGGCTCCAGGTTGTGCGCAAACACCCACGTGACTGAATCGTCGCCCTCTCCGAGAAACAGAATACAGCGTCCGCTTAACAACACGAATACCTCATCGCTTTCGTTATGGCGCTGGAATTCGACAAGCTGCTGGGGGGTCAAGTCGGGAGCAAAACTTAGGATCGCGACGCGCCAGCAATCAGAATCTATCAGCGGCTGGAAGCCAGGCTTCTGCGTTTCATGGATTTCAAGTAGGGAGGTTGGAATGGAATTATTCATGGTTTTCAATGTTTCTCTTTTTTTCTTGACAGGGTACAGAAATTATGATAATTTAATGACAACGTTGTCAGTAAACGTTGTCATTCATATTGTAACAAGTATCCATAGGTGTGCCAATGGTAACAATCAAAGATGTAGCTAGGCTTTCGGGCGTTTCCATCAAGACGGTTTCCAGAGTGGTAAATAACCTGGCAGAAATCTCTCCCGAAACCCGGAAAAAAGTCCAACAGGCAATTTTAGAGTTAGGCTATCAGCCGAATACAACCGCGCGCAATCTGGTCAACGGGCAAACCAACACGGTTGGCGTGATCATTCCCCACTCTGCAGATTACATTTTTACGCACCCATTCTTTACACAAGTATTGCAAGGCATTGCCGAAGAGCTCAGTGCGAACAATTTTAATTTGCTCCTCCATCTTGCCCACGATAAAGCGCCGTACGCAAGCCTATACTCTCAGCGAAAAGTGGATGGGCTGATTCTGATGAGCATCCCGATCGGGGACCCCAATCTTCAGGGGCTGGAGGAGAATGGTGTGCCCTGCGTTTGTACCTGCCGCATTTCTGAGACGAACAATTCGACCAGTTGGGTGGATGCGGATTTTGCAGGCGGCGTCGAACAGGCGATCGAACATTTAATCTCGCTTAGGCATCGCCGCATCGCGCTTCTGGCAGGACCAATGAGTCTGGTCTCTGTGCGCTTACGCGCGCTGGGATACCGTAATGCGCTGCAAAAACACGGACTTCCTGCGGCAGACGGGTATATCCTGGAAGGAGATTTCACTTCGGAATCGGGGCATGCGCTGGCAGCCAAAGCCATGAAAGACCCCAATCCCCCCAGCGCCCTCATCTGTGGCGACGATATGATGGCGTTTGGCGCGATGCAGGCTTTGAAGGAACTGGGGTATGGCGTGCCTGAAGATGTTTCCGTCATTGGGTTCGACGATATCAGCCTGGCGCGCTTTTCCAGCCCGCCGCTGACAACGATTCGGCAGGATACCTACGAAAAAGGACGAAAGGCCGCCGAGACTCTACTGGCTTTCATGCGAGACAAGCAAAACGCGACCCCAAGGCAAATTATGTTGGAGACATCCCTCATTACCAGGAACTCCACGGCGTCTGCGAAAAATTGATCAACCGCGCGTTCGAGAAAGGAGGCTTTCCCAAGCCGAATGTTATAAGTCGTGTTCCCGCTTCACAATAATTTCAAACTAAAAGGAGAGAATCCCATGAACGTCCATTTGATGAAAAAGGCGCAAGGCGGTCTTTTTTTGACCCTTAGCCTGCTGGTTGTTTTCTCGTTCCTGCTTGCCGCTTGCGGACCCGCTGCAACGACAGAAGCGCCGGCGCCCACCCAGGCGGCAACCGAAGAATCTCCCACAGAGGCTGCGGCTCCCACCGCGACGGAAGAGCCCAAGCCCCTGCCCCCCATTACCATCCTCATCAACGAATCACCCTGGCTGGCGGGCTTCGAAGCGCTGGTCAACAAATATGTGGAAGAGACCGGCAACCAAGTCAATTTGAACCGCACACCTTTCCCCGGCATGTTGGAGAAGTCGCGCAACGCGGTGCAAGCCTCGGAGAGCGAGTTCGACATCCTCACGTTGAACGAGCAGTGGTACATGCAGTTCTATGCCGACGGGCTGGTGACACCCATCAAGGAAATTGACCCGAACTTCGAACTCGACCCGCAGGTCATCGAATACGAGTGGGCCACCCGCTGGGATCCAGAATTAGGCTATTCTTCTGAGAACGGCGAGATCTACGGCCTGCCAATCAACGGTAATATTATGCTCTTCTTCTACCGTAAGGACCTGTTTGAGGCAAGGGGACTTGCCGCTCCGCAGACCTGGGCAGATGTGGAAGCCGCAGCAGAGGCTCTTCAGGACGCCCCCAATATGTACGGCTATGTCATTCGCACCAACCCGCCCAACTGGGAGTTCCAAGGTTTCCTGGCTGGCTATGGTGGCAAATTGATCACATTGGACGAGAAAACCGGCGAATGGGAAGTCACTATTAACCAAGAAGCTGGACAGAAAGCGTTGGCTACCTGGTTGAAACTGGGAACAACATACGGGCCGCCTAACTATGCTGACATTGGTCAGCCAGATATGGCCAGCTTGATGATGGCTGGTAATGCGGCGCAATTTGTCCTGGTGGGCGCCTCTGCCTCTGATTTTGACAACGCAGAGAAATCTTTCGTCGTAGGCAATGTAGGCGCAACCGTTTTACCCGGCGAGATGGCTGGCTCAAACGCTACCATGTCCGGTATCTGGGTGATGGGTGTTCCACACAACCTGCCTGATGAACGCAAACAAGCCGCACTTGCCTTCCTGAACTGGGCATTGACCAAGGATGCGCAGTTGTTCTACGCGCAGGCTGGCGCCATTCCGGTGCGCCAGGACGTGTACGAGGAAATGTCAAGCGACCCAACGCGGGGCTGGTGGATGAAAGCCATGGCAGACAGCACGCCCTTCATCCATGCCCAGCCGCGCCTGGCCGAGACGCCCCAGATCATTGAGGTTGTTGACCGCCGCCTAAAGCAGGCGGTGGCTGGCGAAATCACGGCGGAACAGGCCCTTGCGGAAGCCGCAAAGGAAATTCACAAAATCCTGACGGACGCGGGTTACAAGGTCAAGCCGCTGGCTGAGTAGTTGCAAAGGGGGGGATGGACAAACCATCCGTCCCCCCTCTTTTTATCATTTTGGAGAACTCATGCAGTCTTCCCTCGATTCCTCCCACCCCCAAAAACCGCCGAATCTGCCTCTGCGCCTGGGCAATTTTGTAGACCGCACCTTTCAGTATTGGACTGTCGCGCCGCTGGTTATAGTCCTACTCCTGCTGGTGGCATATCCCACCCTTCAACTACTCCGCATGAGCGTTTCGGAGGTGGATATTGTCAAAGGGGAGGTGGTGTGGGAAGTTGTCGGCTTGAAACACCTGGAAACGGCGTTGCAAGACCAGCTCGTGCCGATAGCGTTGCGGAATACCCTCGTCTTTGTCGTAGCGGTGGTTGTCATCGAGACGTTTCTGGCGTTGGTCATTTCCATCCTGGTTAGCCGCAGCAAACATCTGGTTGGTTTATATCGTACCGTGCTGCTTATCCCGCTGTTGGTTCCGCCCATCGCCATCGGCACCATGTGGCGGCTGATGTATGACTACAATTACGGCTTTATTAACCAGGCGTTGAAATTATTTGGCGTTATCGCCGTCCCCACATGGACCGCTGACCCGCAACTGGCAATGCCTTCTGTGGTTCTGGTGGATTTATGGCACTGGACCAGTTTTATGTTCCTCATTCTTCTGGCGGGGTTGGAATCCATGCCGCAGGAGGTTAACGAAGCCGCGCGCGTGGACGGCGCCTCCGAATTTCAGATCCTGCGCTACATCACCCTTCCGCTCCTGCGCCCGACCCTGATTACGGCAATCATGCTGCGAACCATTTTTGCCTTTAAGGTCTTCGATGAAATTTTCCTGTTGACCGGCGGCGGACCTGGCACCGCGACCGAGGTCATCAGTTTATACATCTACGATGTATTTTCGGGTCAGTTCAGATTGGGGTACGCCTCTTTCCTGGCATTGGGGCTGTCTGTCATTATCTCGGTCTTTGTCATTTCCTATCGGCGTCTCGGACGACGCGCCGCATAAACCATGAGGAAACATTCATCCATGAAAAAATTTTCAATGGAACCATTTTTTCGGCATGGCTTTCTGATGCTGGTGGTCGCCTTCACCCTGATCCCGATTTTTTTTACACTGGCGACCTCGCTTAAATTGTTTCGCGACATTATCTCCGGTTCACTGTGGTTTACGCCCACACTGGTCAACTACCAGAGGTTATTCGATCCCGCCCAAAGTAATTTTTTGCGTCTGACTGCCAACAGCCTGATCATCGCTACTGGAACAATGGCCATTGTGTTGGTGATTGCCAGCCTGGCGGCGTACAGCCTGAGCCGTTTCCCCTGGCGTCCCTTGTGGAGCGGACTCCTGCTTGGAACCATTCTGTTCATTCACATGCTTCCGCCAGTTACGTTCCTCGGTCCGTTTTATTTGATCGCCCGTTCCCTCAATATTTATGATACGGTACTGGCGGTTATGATGGGACAAATTGTTTTGAACCTGCCCACCGCCACCTGGATTTTGCTGGACTTCTTCGCGGATATCCCCAAAGAATTGGAGGAAGCCGCCATGGTGGACGGCGCCAACCGCTTCCAATCCCTGACCCAGGTGCTGATCCCGATTATTCAGCCGGGGATTGCCGCTGCGGGTGCGCTGGCGTTCATCTTCTCCTGGCGCGATTTTCTCTTTGCGCTCACGTTGACCAGCACGCCGCGCGGCATGACCATCCCGGTCGGTATCGCCGGCTTTGTGACCGAATACAGCATCCGCTACGGAGAAATGGCAGCCGGCGCATTCTTCGCCATGGTCCCCGCCCTGCTGATGGTGGCTTTTGCCCAGCGTTATATCATCAAAGGACTTACCCTCGGTGCCTTGAAAGGGTAATTCGTCTGTGACAGATTCCAACCCCGCTCCCGAAAAGAATACGCCTCCGCCGGACGAATCGGTCTGGTCTTATCGCGGCTATCACCTGCGTTCGTCCGAGTTTACAACGGCGATGGTGCATTTTTACCGCGCCGAGATTCAGCGTTCCAACACCTGGCGGATGCGCCTGGACAACACCACCAACTGGGCGGTCATCACTACCAGTGCGGCCGTCTCGTTTGCCTTATCTTCGCCTCAAAATCATTATGGCGTGATCATCCTGAACAGCCTGCTGGTGACGATCTTCCTTTGGATCGAAGCGCGCCGTTATCGTTATTATGAACTATGGAGTCTCCGCACCCGCCTGATGGAGACGGATTTCTTCGCCGCCATGCTCGTTCCACCTTTTACGCCTCACCCGGAATGGGCGGAAAACCTGGCGGAATCTTTACTCACTCCTGAATTTCCAATCAGCATGTGGGAAGCCTTCGGGCGGCGTTTCCGCCGCAATTACTTCTGGATATTCATGGTGTTAAATGCGGCTTGGGCATTCAAAATCTACCTGCACCCCACCCCCGCCCTCACTTGGGCAGATTTTGTCAGCCGTGTGTCAATAGGCAGTATCTCCGGCGAGGTGATGATTACGCTGGGGTTGGTCTTCAACAGTCTATTAATCTTAGCGGGCATTCTCACTGCCGGGCTGACGCAAGCCAGCGGCGAAGTGCTGCCGAAATTCGAGGGGATGCCGGTCTTCCGCGGACTGTGGCGCAGTATGGAAGTCCACGAAGAGCATAATCATCATCCTGAAAAAACAGAAACAAGCTCGCCGCGTCGCCGACGGCAGCAGTTGCTGGCCATAATTATCACCACCAAGCCGCGCGAAGTCGCCGACCAGATTATCAAGGAAATGCGGCGCGGAGCCACCTCCCTGCATGGGCAGGGGATGTACTCCAATACAGAACGCGAAGTGCTTCTGGTTGCTCTGACCGTAACCGAGACTGCCCACCTCAAGGCTCTGGTGCAGGCGCAGGATTCCGGCGCTTTTGTCATTGTGATGCCAGCCCAGGAAGTACTGGGACGTGGCTTTAAACCCCTGAAAATGTAATCACAGAAAGGATGCTTGTGGACCTAAAATCCCTGACCATGCCAGGCGCAGAGCCGTTTCTGTTTCCCGGCGATTCCAAACGCAATGGCGTTTTGCTGATTCACGGTTTTACCGGCTCTCCCGCCGCCATGCGCGGACTCGGAAAATATTTGAACGAAACGCAAGGCTACACCACGCTTGGCATCCGCCTGCCCGGACATGGCACGCAGGTGGACGACCTGCGCCGCCCCACCTGGCGCGACTGGTTGGTCGCTGTAGAGGACGGCTTGAATCTATTGCGAGGTATGAGCGATCGAATTTATGTCGCCGGTCTCTCCATGGGCGGAGTCCTAACCCTGATCGCGGGCAACCGCTATGAAGTCCATGGTGTGGCGGCGCTATCCACGCCCTACGGGTTGACCGGCGACTGGCGCGTCCGCTTCATGCGGCCCCTCAGCCTGTTCGTTCCAAAATTCAAAAAACCTGCCGCGGTGGGCAATCGCGCCGAAACTTCCTACGCCTATTTTGTCCCTCATGCCATCGCCGAAGCCGCAGAGCTGGCGAAACTCATGCAGACTGGGCTGCCGAAAATCAACGTGCCTGTGCTGTTGATCCAGTCGCACGGCGACAAGGTGATCGAACCCAACGCATTGGATTTGTTGAGCGAGCGTCTGGTCACGCCGCACAAGGAAACGCTCTGGCTCGAAAAAAGCGGACACGTGATCACGTTGGATCAAGAACGTGAAATCGTGTATCGCAAAGTAGCCGACTTTTTTACCACCAGACCTAAAGGTTTTTGAAACCTTCAGGGTCTTTAACAAAAGGAGAATGACATGACCGCACAAACGCAAGAACTGCCCGCCGCCGATGTTCCTGCTGTCAAGGGACGCTGGCGCAATGTGGTAACGCTGGCCTTCGCCGGCATCGTGGACGCTGGCGAAGACCAGGCGATGTCTTCCATGTTCCCCGCCATTCGCACTTCATTGAACATGACCACCGCCAACCTCGGCACGATCACCAGCCTGGGCAAGGTGATGGAGATGATCTTCGGTCCGATCTGGGGCGTTTTGGCGGACCGCTACAGCCGCAAGCGCATCCTGATCATCGGCGCCGGTCTGTGGGGGTTGTGGACTCTGCTGATTGGTTTTTCCGCCAGTTACGAAATGCTGCTGGCGTTGCGCGTGGTCGCCGCCATTGGGTTGGTGGCGCTGGGCTCGCCGATGAACTCCATGCTCACCGACCTGTTCCCGCAAAAGGAACGCGGCAAGGTCTTCGGCATTATGCGCATGATTTCCTCGCTGGCGGTTATTGTCAGCATCCTGTTCTTTGGGCGTATGGCAGAAATTCCCGAAACGGGCTGGCGCATCGGCTTCATTACCTTCGGCGCGTTGAGCATGTTGAGCGGTCTGTTCTTCGCCCTCTTCCTGACCGAACCGCCGCGCGGCGGCGCGGAAGCCGCCATTTATGACATGGCGGAGAAGTCGGAAAAAAAGTATGCCTTTTCCTGGCAGAGCGTGGCCTCCATCTTTCGCGTGCCGACCAACCTGCTGCTTATTTTTGAAAAGATTTTCGGTGTGCCAGTACAGATTACCATATTAACCTTCGCTGTTACCTGGCTGGTGGATGAACGCGGCTTCCGTCCCGGACAAGCCACCACCGTGCTAACTGGAATTATCATCGGTTCGGCGCTCAGTACATTGATTGGCGGTCTGTTGGGGGATTGGGCAGAGCGCAAAAATCCGCGCTTCGGACGGTTGTTCGTGGCGCAGGGATCGCGCGCCATGATGGCGCTGCTGGGGTATTTCTTCTTCCAGCAGGTATCGGGCAGCATGATGAACTTCTTTGTGTTTGCCCTGCTGTTTGGTTTA of Anaerolineales bacterium contains these proteins:
- a CDS encoding LacI family DNA-binding transcriptional regulator is translated as MVTIKDVARLSGVSIKTVSRVVNNLAEISPETRKKVQQAILELGYQPNTTARNLVNGQTNTVGVIIPHSADYIFTHPFFTQVLQGIAEELSANNFNLLLHLAHDKAPYASLYSQRKVDGLILMSIPIGDPNLQGLEENGVPCVCTCRISETNNSTSWVDADFAGGVEQAIEHLISLRHRRIALLAGPMSLVSVRLRALGYRNALQKHGLPAADGYILEGDFTSESGHALAAKAMKDPNPPSALICGDDMMAFGAMQALKELGYGVPEDVSVIGFDDISLARFSSPPLTTIRQDTYEKGRKAAETLLAFMRDKQNATPRQIMLETSLITRNSTASAKN
- a CDS encoding extracellular solute-binding protein — its product is MNVHLMKKAQGGLFLTLSLLVVFSFLLAACGPAATTEAPAPTQAATEESPTEAAAPTATEEPKPLPPITILINESPWLAGFEALVNKYVEETGNQVNLNRTPFPGMLEKSRNAVQASESEFDILTLNEQWYMQFYADGLVTPIKEIDPNFELDPQVIEYEWATRWDPELGYSSENGEIYGLPINGNIMLFFYRKDLFEARGLAAPQTWADVEAAAEALQDAPNMYGYVIRTNPPNWEFQGFLAGYGGKLITLDEKTGEWEVTINQEAGQKALATWLKLGTTYGPPNYADIGQPDMASLMMAGNAAQFVLVGASASDFDNAEKSFVVGNVGATVLPGEMAGSNATMSGIWVMGVPHNLPDERKQAALAFLNWALTKDAQLFYAQAGAIPVRQDVYEEMSSDPTRGWWMKAMADSTPFIHAQPRLAETPQIIEVVDRRLKQAVAGEITAEQALAEAAKEIHKILTDAGYKVKPLAE
- a CDS encoding sugar ABC transporter permease, coding for MQSSLDSSHPQKPPNLPLRLGNFVDRTFQYWTVAPLVIVLLLLVAYPTLQLLRMSVSEVDIVKGEVVWEVVGLKHLETALQDQLVPIALRNTLVFVVAVVVIETFLALVISILVSRSKHLVGLYRTVLLIPLLVPPIAIGTMWRLMYDYNYGFINQALKLFGVIAVPTWTADPQLAMPSVVLVDLWHWTSFMFLILLAGLESMPQEVNEAARVDGASEFQILRYITLPLLRPTLITAIMLRTIFAFKVFDEIFLLTGGGPGTATEVISLYIYDVFSGQFRLGYASFLALGLSVIISVFVISYRRLGRRAA
- a CDS encoding carbohydrate ABC transporter permease; translated protein: MKKFSMEPFFRHGFLMLVVAFTLIPIFFTLATSLKLFRDIISGSLWFTPTLVNYQRLFDPAQSNFLRLTANSLIIATGTMAIVLVIASLAAYSLSRFPWRPLWSGLLLGTILFIHMLPPVTFLGPFYLIARSLNIYDTVLAVMMGQIVLNLPTATWILLDFFADIPKELEEAAMVDGANRFQSLTQVLIPIIQPGIAAAGALAFIFSWRDFLFALTLTSTPRGMTIPVGIAGFVTEYSIRYGEMAAGAFFAMVPALLMVAFAQRYIIKGLTLGALKG
- a CDS encoding DUF2270 domain-containing protein, translated to MTDSNPAPEKNTPPPDESVWSYRGYHLRSSEFTTAMVHFYRAEIQRSNTWRMRLDNTTNWAVITTSAAVSFALSSPQNHYGVIILNSLLVTIFLWIEARRYRYYELWSLRTRLMETDFFAAMLVPPFTPHPEWAENLAESLLTPEFPISMWEAFGRRFRRNYFWIFMVLNAAWAFKIYLHPTPALTWADFVSRVSIGSISGEVMITLGLVFNSLLILAGILTAGLTQASGEVLPKFEGMPVFRGLWRSMEVHEEHNHHPEKTETSSPRRRRQQLLAIIITTKPREVADQIIKEMRRGATSLHGQGMYSNTEREVLLVALTVTETAHLKALVQAQDSGAFVIVMPAQEVLGRGFKPLKM
- a CDS encoding alpha/beta fold hydrolase — its product is MDLKSLTMPGAEPFLFPGDSKRNGVLLIHGFTGSPAAMRGLGKYLNETQGYTTLGIRLPGHGTQVDDLRRPTWRDWLVAVEDGLNLLRGMSDRIYVAGLSMGGVLTLIAGNRYEVHGVAALSTPYGLTGDWRVRFMRPLSLFVPKFKKPAAVGNRAETSYAYFVPHAIAEAAELAKLMQTGLPKINVPVLLIQSHGDKVIEPNALDLLSERLVTPHKETLWLEKSGHVITLDQEREIVYRKVADFFTTRPKGF
- a CDS encoding MFS transporter — encoded protein: MTAQTQELPAADVPAVKGRWRNVVTLAFAGIVDAGEDQAMSSMFPAIRTSLNMTTANLGTITSLGKVMEMIFGPIWGVLADRYSRKRILIIGAGLWGLWTLLIGFSASYEMLLALRVVAAIGLVALGSPMNSMLTDLFPQKERGKVFGIMRMISSLAVIVSILFFGRMAEIPETGWRIGFITFGALSMLSGLFFALFLTEPPRGGAEAAIYDMAEKSEKKYAFSWQSVASIFRVPTNLLLIFEKIFGVPVQITILTFAVTWLVDERGFRPGQATTVLTGIIIGSALSTLIGGLLGDWAERKNPRFGRLFVAQGSRAMMALLGYFFFQQVSGSMMNFFVFALLFGLFMDMAFPAAIAPMIAAINAPEQRSTAYAVNRLANGLIQAAVAAIVGIVGNQITLTNLFFWAVTVSLTLSVIFWFAFYPFYHRDCMALNDLLEKRKAELVG